In one window of Vulpes vulpes isolate BD-2025 chromosome 1, VulVul3, whole genome shotgun sequence DNA:
- the ASPDH gene encoding aspartate dehydrogenase domain-containing protein yields MALDRVPRRVGVVGYGRLGQSLVSHLLTQGPELGLELVFVWNRDPGRMAGSVPPALQLQNLAALGERHPDLVVEVAHPKIIQESGAKILRYANLLVGSPSALADQATEQQLREASHRWHHAVFVARGALWGTEDIARLDAAGGLQSLRVTMATHPDGFRLEGRLAAVPSGGPRTVLYEGPVRGLCPLAPRNSNTMAAAALAAPSLGFDHVVGVLVADLSLTDMHVVDVELSGPPGPSGRSFAVHTHRENPAEPGAVTGSATVTAFWRSLLGCCQLPSRPGIHLC; encoded by the exons ATGGCTCTTGACAGGGTCCCGAGGAGGGTAGGGGTGGTGGGCTACGGCCGCCTTG gacagTCCCTTGTTTCTCACCTGCTGACTCAGGGACCAGAACTGGGCCTAGAACTTGTTTTTGTCTGGAATCGAGACCCAGGACGAATGGCAGGAAGCgtgccccctgccctgcagctCCAGAACCTCGCTGCTCTCGGGGAGAG gcaccCTGACCTTGTGGTGGAAGTGGCCCATCCCAAAATAATCCAGGAATCTGGGGCAAAAATCCTGCGTTACGCCAACCTCCTG GTGGGGTCCCCCTCAGCCCTGGCTGACCAGGCCACAGAGCAGCAGCTGCGAGAGGCCTCACATCGCTGGCACCATGCCGTGTTCGTGGCCCGGGGGGCCCTGTGGGGCACTGAGGACATCGCCAGACTGGACGCAGCAGGGGGCCTCCAG AGTCTTCGTGTCACCATGGCCACGCACCCCGATGGCTTCCGGCTCGAGGGACGGCTGGCTGCAGTGCCCAGCGGAGGGCCTCGCACAGTGCTCTACGAAGGTCCTGTCCGTGGGCTCTGCCCCTTGGCCCCTCGCAACTCCAACACCATGGCGGCCGCTGCACTGGCCGCCCCCAGCCTGGGTTTTGACCACGTGGTCGGGGTGCTTGTGGCTGATCTCAG CCTCACAGACATGCACGTGGTGGACGTGGAGCTGAGCGGCCCCCCGGGCCCCTCGGGCCGAAGCTTTGCTGTGCACACCCACAGAGAGAATCCCGCTGAGCCAGGCGCCGTCACGGGCTCGGCCACCGTTACCGCCTTCTGGCGCAGCCTCCTGG GCTGCTGCCAGCTCCCCTCCAGGCCAGGGATCCATCTCTGCTGA